One Gadus morhua chromosome 13, gadMor3.0, whole genome shotgun sequence genomic window carries:
- the pltp gene encoding phospholipid transfer protein isoform X1, which translates to MVLFLWSPLLLLVTMVTCNRPEPAGVRIRITDKGLEMLKYETQKFVEEELSNISMPEMKGKEGRFQYTITDIKVMELNMTQAELLFQPELGLLFQVKDSSITLSFKRQILYWFFFDKGTINASAEGVDIQTALKFVRDDLGRLKISNISCDANIAKMRAEFSGTLGRVYDFLGSFITTGMRYLLNNQICPALNDAAFGHINTMLSTIPVRSEVDYYVGIDYSLLSDPVFTSRGMDMHFRGMFYELANQNVSLENTAVAPMIQENDRMVYLALSEFFFDSGMFSYYKAGIFQMHIAHDRMSKDMLMMLRTTFFGTIMMLNPALMEAPLSLQLEVTAPPKTSIRTSGATVAVTAIVNVMVLPPGKPPVQLTSMTMEAKFNAKVSMKGKRLSVQADLRRFKIFSNQSALESIALIPLQGPLKTMLQISMVPLINNWTKRGVQIPLADGMDFVKEVVEYHNGYIVIGANLHFSRGLRDMIEGSIRPGSEETL; encoded by the exons ATGGTTCTCTTCCTGTGGTCCCCCCTTCTTCTCttggttaccatggtaacatgCAACAGGCCAGAGCCAGCGGGAGTCAGAATCCGCATCACCGATAAAGGGCTGGAGATGT TAAAGTATGAGACGCAGAAGTTTGTGGAAGAGGAGCTGAGTAACATCTCGATGCCCGAGAtgaaagggaaggagggacGGTTCCAGTACACCATCACAGA CATCAAGGTCATGGAGCTCAACATGACGCAGGCGGAGCTCCTCTTCCAGCCAGAGTTGGGTCTCCTGTTCCAAGTGAAGGACTCCTCCATCACCCTGAGCTTCAAGAGACAGATCCTCTACTGGTTCTT TTTCGACAAAGGAACCATCAACGCCTCGGCAGAAGGCGTCGACATCCAGACAGCGCTGAAGTTTGTCCGAGACGACCTGGGTCGGCTGAAGATCAGCAACATCAGCTGTGATGCTAACATCGCCAAGATGAGAGCCGAGTTCAGTGGCACGCTGGG GAGGGTGTACGACTTCCTGGGCTCCTTCATCACCACCGGGATGCGCTACCTGCTCAACAACCAG atCTGTCCTGCTCTAAACGATGCTGCCTTTGGTCACATCAACACCATGTTGTCCACGATTCCAG TGAGGAGTGAGGTGGACTACTACGTTGGCATCGACTACTCCCTGCTCAGTGACCCCGTCTTCACCTCCAGGGGCATGGACATGCACTTCAGG GGGATGTTCTACGAGCTGGCCAATCAGAACGTGAGCCTGGAGAACACGGCGGTGGCGCCGATGATCCAGGAGAACGACCGCATGGTGTACCTGGCGCTGTCAGAGTTCTTCTTCGACAGCGGCATGTTCTCCTACTACAAAGCAGGGATCTTCCAGATGCACATCGCCCATGACAGG ATGTCTAAAGACATGCTGATGATGCTCAGGACCACCTTCTTTGGAACCATCATGATGCTG AATCCAGCTCTTATGGAAGCTCCTCTGTCGCTCCAACTGGAGGTCACGGCGCCTCCAAAGACCTCCATCAGGACCTCCGGGGCAACCGTTGCCGTGACAGCCATCGTCAATGTGATGGTGCTGCCGCCCGGGAAGCCTCCTGTTCAGCTCACCAGCATGACTatg GAAGCTAAGTTCAACGCCAAAGTCTCCATGAAGGGAAAACGGTTGTCTGTCCAAGCCGACCTCCGCAG ATTTAAAATCTTCTCCAATCAGTCAGCCCTGGAATCCATTGCC ttgATCCCCCTCCAGGGTCCTCTGAAGACGATGCTCCAGATCTCCATGGTTCCTCTCATCAACA actggACTAAAAGAGGGGTTCAGATCCCCCTGGCTGATGGCATGGACTTTgtgaaggaggtggtggagtatCACAAC ggGTACATCGTGATAGGAGCCAACCTCCACTTCAGCCGGGGGCTGAGGGACATGATCGAGGGCAGCATCCGTCCTGGGAGCGAGGAGACGCTGTGA
- the pltp gene encoding phospholipid transfer protein isoform X2 — translation MPEMKGKEGRFQYTITDIKVMELNMTQAELLFQPELGLLFQVKDSSITLSFKRQILYWFFFDKGTINASAEGVDIQTALKFVRDDLGRLKISNISCDANIAKMRAEFSGTLGRVYDFLGSFITTGMRYLLNNQICPALNDAAFGHINTMLSTIPVRSEVDYYVGIDYSLLSDPVFTSRGMDMHFRGMFYELANQNVSLENTAVAPMIQENDRMVYLALSEFFFDSGMFSYYKAGIFQMHIAHDRMSKDMLMMLRTTFFGTIMMLNPALMEAPLSLQLEVTAPPKTSIRTSGATVAVTAIVNVMVLPPGKPPVQLTSMTMEAKFNAKVSMKGKRLSVQADLRRFKIFSNQSALESIALIPLQGPLKTMLQISMVPLINNWTKRGVQIPLADGMDFVKEVVEYHNGYIVIGANLHFSRGLRDMIEGSIRPGSEETL, via the exons ATGCCCGAGAtgaaagggaaggagggacGGTTCCAGTACACCATCACAGA CATCAAGGTCATGGAGCTCAACATGACGCAGGCGGAGCTCCTCTTCCAGCCAGAGTTGGGTCTCCTGTTCCAAGTGAAGGACTCCTCCATCACCCTGAGCTTCAAGAGACAGATCCTCTACTGGTTCTT TTTCGACAAAGGAACCATCAACGCCTCGGCAGAAGGCGTCGACATCCAGACAGCGCTGAAGTTTGTCCGAGACGACCTGGGTCGGCTGAAGATCAGCAACATCAGCTGTGATGCTAACATCGCCAAGATGAGAGCCGAGTTCAGTGGCACGCTGGG GAGGGTGTACGACTTCCTGGGCTCCTTCATCACCACCGGGATGCGCTACCTGCTCAACAACCAG atCTGTCCTGCTCTAAACGATGCTGCCTTTGGTCACATCAACACCATGTTGTCCACGATTCCAG TGAGGAGTGAGGTGGACTACTACGTTGGCATCGACTACTCCCTGCTCAGTGACCCCGTCTTCACCTCCAGGGGCATGGACATGCACTTCAGG GGGATGTTCTACGAGCTGGCCAATCAGAACGTGAGCCTGGAGAACACGGCGGTGGCGCCGATGATCCAGGAGAACGACCGCATGGTGTACCTGGCGCTGTCAGAGTTCTTCTTCGACAGCGGCATGTTCTCCTACTACAAAGCAGGGATCTTCCAGATGCACATCGCCCATGACAGG ATGTCTAAAGACATGCTGATGATGCTCAGGACCACCTTCTTTGGAACCATCATGATGCTG AATCCAGCTCTTATGGAAGCTCCTCTGTCGCTCCAACTGGAGGTCACGGCGCCTCCAAAGACCTCCATCAGGACCTCCGGGGCAACCGTTGCCGTGACAGCCATCGTCAATGTGATGGTGCTGCCGCCCGGGAAGCCTCCTGTTCAGCTCACCAGCATGACTatg GAAGCTAAGTTCAACGCCAAAGTCTCCATGAAGGGAAAACGGTTGTCTGTCCAAGCCGACCTCCGCAG ATTTAAAATCTTCTCCAATCAGTCAGCCCTGGAATCCATTGCC ttgATCCCCCTCCAGGGTCCTCTGAAGACGATGCTCCAGATCTCCATGGTTCCTCTCATCAACA actggACTAAAAGAGGGGTTCAGATCCCCCTGGCTGATGGCATGGACTTTgtgaaggaggtggtggagtatCACAAC ggGTACATCGTGATAGGAGCCAACCTCCACTTCAGCCGGGGGCTGAGGGACATGATCGAGGGCAGCATCCGTCCTGGGAGCGAGGAGACGCTGTGA